Genomic segment of Bacillota bacterium:
CTGCGTCCTTTCCCGCGTGAAGCATTACAGAAGGTGGCGGCCAGGGCCAGTAAAATGTTAGTGGTTGAATCAGCCTGGGGCCAGTTAATGCGCCTGGTGCGTGAGGAACTTTACGGGCTGTCCACTCCGGTCGAAAGCCTATTTAAGCCAGCTGTTATGGTCATTCCGGATGAAATAGTCGGAAAAGTTAAGGAGATCATGTAGGAGGAAGGAGGTAGTCCAGTGTTAGTTCAACCGCAAATGCCCAAGTCCTGGCGAAAGGATAATAAACCCCATAAATTCTGCCCAGGCTGTGGTCATGGTATCGCGTTGAAGGCTTTGGGAGAAGCTATTGATGAGTTAGGAATCCAGAACCGTGTGGTTTACGGGTGTGATATAGGTTGTTCCTTGCTGTCGTGGGATTTTCTGGATGTGGATTCTACGCAGACCCACCACGGGCGAACCACGCCGGTAATGGTGGGGATGAAGCGGGCCAACCCTGATTTGATCACCATTGCCTATATGGGTGACGGGGGCGGTTACGCGATCGGGTCGCAACACCTGGTTAATTCAGCGTCGCGGAATGAGAAGATTACGGTGATCGTGATTAATAATACCAACTACGGGATGACTGGTGGGCAGCTATCACCATGTACCCTGCCTGGTCAAAAGACAGAAACTACGCCGTATGGCCGTGATGTTAATGAATCTGGTTACCCCACGCGTGGTCCGGAGATGGTGGCGGCGATTACCCAGGAAGGGGCTTATGTAGCGCGGGGCACGGTCGCTAATTACCGTCAACTTAA
This window contains:
- a CDS encoding 2-oxoglutarate synthase — protein: MLVQPQMPKSWRKDNKPHKFCPGCGHGIALKALGEAIDELGIQNRVVYGCDIGCSLLSWDFLDVDSTQTHHGRTTPVMVGMKRANPDLITIAYMGDGGGYAIGSQHLVNSASRNEKITVIVINNTNYGMTGGQLSPCTLPGQKTETTPYGRDVNESGYPTRGPEMVAAITQEGAYVARGTVANYRQLKGFIKKALENQIAGRGFSFVEALSTCPTNWRTNARETWAFLEKEMTKYFPVGELKVPGRKEE